The following is a genomic window from Bacillus sp. V2I10.
AAATAACCATTCTGCGAACCAATTGCCAATTCATATTTCCCTTTTCTTGGGCTCATGACGGCATTAAGGAGTTAACTGAGAAGCTCTTAGCCAACGGGTTTGAATTTTTTTCAATTGAAAATGTTAATCAGCAAAATATATATTACGGGGAGAGCATTGATATCCCGCATAAATGTTTAAATCATTATTTTATGCCCTACATAGAACAAATCTTATTCCCTGACAAATATAAAGAAAAAGCCATAAACCGTTATTCAAAGCCTTTAAATTTGACTTGCAGACTTGAGACTGTGCACAATTCATTTTCTATGAAAGTTCATTCAATTGATATCTACCTTTGTCCTTTCTCTATCGGCATGGTAACGATTCGAACAGACCCTTTTAATACCAATGGAGATATCTCTTTAAGTGATGCACTGGATTTTATGGATCATTTTCGCGTTCTAGAGCCCTCAATTACAGAAGAAAAAGGTACTGTTCTCTATAATGGAGAAAAGCGTTTTGACAAGACACAGGATTTTATCTTCCAGGACCTTTGCCCTTTCATCGTCCCCTTCATAGAAAAAAGCGAGAATGATCAATCAGCTTATCTGGGCAGCCTCCCTTATTTTATTGATGAAAGGATGTTCGTATCCAGTTTTTTAACGGCTGCTCCAGATGATCAAATAACAAATAACGATTTATTCAGAATCGGACATATGAATGGATATAAAGAAAAAAAACAGCCATACACCTCTGCAAGCAATCAAAAGTATATCGAAAAATACGTAAATGATCATGTTTATGACAGATGGTCCCCGGATAGTTTTCATATTATCAGCGACCATACATTTACTTGCATCAGCAGAGACACCAAAAATGAAAAACTCATTGCTGAAGAAATGTATGGCCAGCTTTATTACAACTTGATTCTGCACTTATTTTATAAAATTGTCCTTTTAAAGCTTTCATACAGCTATTCACAGCTCTATATTGACCAAAAACAAGAAAAAATGGACAAACTGATTCGATCGATCGCCAATTTTACCGCCAAATATATTTTTTCTGAAATCAGCAGCCGGACTGAAGGACAAGAGCTTTCTGTTATGATGAAAGATCGCTTTAAAATTGAAACTCTTTACAAAGAGGTAATAAACACGATGGACAGTCTTTATCAAAATCAGGAAAAACTTGCAAGCAAACGTCATAATTCTCTTTTGCTGATCTTAACGACTTATACCGTTATCTCCGGTATTTACGGAATGAATCTGGTGATTGAAGACTGGCGGGGGAAAATTGAGTGGAGCAAGCTTGCCGGTTATTCTGTTTTTGAATATATATCGCTCGTTGTCGCTTTATCAGGTATTGCTGTGGGAAGTGTGCTTGCGGGGATAGCAATTATGAGACTGCTTAAAGACTACTTTGATAAGGGAAAATCTGAAAACCTCGACTGAGTAATGCCGAGGCTTTTTTTCTATATTACTTAATAAAAGCCCCCTCCTTCACCTTCTAGTATTAATTGATCGATTGAAAATAAATTTTTTAGCTTTTCTACTACGTTAAATGGATAGAACAGCAAAATATTTGTTAAAAAAAGACGGTATGAATTGGAATTTCATACCGTCAGTAAATTAAAACTGGGGAGTATTAATGTTTTAAGTTCTTTTTGCGCAGTTTGAGAGAGATATAACGATTATATAATAGTAGAAACACGAATGGATTAAGTATGAAAGACATTGTTAAACTCACTAGTGTTCCTAAAGCAACTTTATATGTAGAAATTAGAAAAAACCGTTCAAACACATAGAATAGTTATTGCACGGTTTGAATGTCTAAACCTTCTTTTTACCTGTATGAACTTACTCATCTTTAAACTTCTAACCTTCTATTAAAACAAGCATCTTGTTGATTTACACACTGGCCCGAACAAAATGTAACGACTTTATTTGTAATTAAACATCTTTATTGTCAGTCAACAGTACTTCATGGCACGCAATTTTTAAACGCTTTTTTATTTTATAAACAACTTTTTTTACTCAACAGTGTTTCCACAAATCAAATGATTCGTTCTAAAGATTTCATAGTTTCCTACTTAAAAGATATTTAACGTCGTTAATTATAGATGCACTTAAAAATTATTTCATAGTGCAAAAAATATAAATAAAAGACACCGCTTCTTTAATAAGCAGTGTCTCTCTTTAATAAAAGGAAAATCATGCAGCTTGTCTTCTGGCAAAACGTGAACGGACTCCAAAGTAAGCCGCTGTAATGAATAAATAAATTAAGATTGTGATAGTCGTTACAATAATAGAAGTAGTCGCAATTACACCAATCAATATAGCAAGCAGCGCCAATAGAGCTATCCAAGTCGTGTAAGGAAAAAAGCGAACATTATAGCTGACTTGCTGTGTCTGATTTGTGCGAGATTTCAAATGCGCCATCGCAATAATAATCCAAATACATAAAACTGTATATCCAAGAGAACCCATTAAATAATTAAAAGTCTTGCTCCCAGCAAATAGAGAAATAAGCACCCCTACATACAGCGAAGATGAACAAGCCAGTATCGAATAAACAGGCACCTGCCTTTTAGACAATTTTGCGAATAGTTTTGGAATACGTCCATCCACCGCTTGTGTATATAGTACACGCGACGATGCATATAGTCCGGAATTCATAGAAGAAATAATAGCTAACAATATAATGGCGTTCATAATGTGATCCGCATATGGAATTCCTATCATTTTAAACACCGTCACAAACGGGCTCTCCGGAACGCCATTCACTTGATTCCAGGGGATCAGGCTCACAATAACGAAAAACGGTAAAATATAAAAAGAAATAATCCGTGTCAATGTGCCTCTTACAGCTTTCGGTATAACCTTTTCTGGATTTTTTACCTCTGCCAAAGTAACGCCTATCATTTCAGTACCGCCGTATGAATAAATAACCACCAGCATAGCCATAATCAATCCATGTATACCATTAGGGAAAAATCCGCCATGCTTTGTAAGATGAGAAAATCCTGTTGCAGCATGGTCTTGAAACGGTACTAATAAAATGATTAAGCCAAATATGATAAATAATACAATTGCACTGATTTTTAACAGGGCAAGCCAATACTCTGTTTCTGCAAATAGCTTTACTGAAAATAAGTTTACAAGGGTAACAATGGCAGAAACAATTAAAGCCAGTATCCAAACCGGAATGTCCGGAAGCCAGTACTGCAAAAAAATAGCGGCTACCACTGATTCTGCTGCTATATTTAACACCCACATTTTCCAATATATCCAGTCAAGAAAGTGCGCAGCATAACCACCTAAAAGCGGCTGAATTAAATCACGAAATGTTCTAGCCTCTTTGTTTCTTACTGCCATTTCAGCAAGGCCCTGCATAATTAAAAGCAATATAATTCCTCCAACCATATACGCAATAATTACTGCCGGGCCTGCCATATCGATGGCTGTGCTGCTTCCTTTAAATAACCCTGCACCTATAGCTCCTCCCAGCGCCATCATCATAATATGGCGTGATGTCATAGTTCGTTTTAAGCTCTCTTGTTTGTTACTCATACTTTTAATCTCCTAATCTTTGTTGTAAGTATACAAAAAAGCCCATCGTCTCTTAAAAGAGACGATGGGCTTTAGGCCAACCGCGGTACCACTCTTATTGACTCCTTTTCTTACAGAGTCCAGCTTAGCGCACAGTATAAAATGCTAAACCTTGTAACGTAGATTAATCGTTAGAACCAAAAATAAACATATCGTAATCGGCTCTACCACTCCTAGGCGAGTTCAAAGTGCCATGTGACTGCGTTCCACCACCCCGCAGCTCTCTGCTCATCATGAACATTCTTCTACTACTCCTAATCATAGTGTTCGTTATTTTTATCATGTAATGTATGTGCACAAATAATATATTGCTATACTATACAAGCTGACAACCTCATTGTCAATGAAAATATCGATTTTTCTAAAACCTTACTGATGTCCTTTGATCCTTTACGCTTTTCACCCTTCTTACCCACTTTTGTTTCTTAAATTCTCACCTATTTTCGGTAAATGAAGGAACTATTCTTTAAACACGGGGCAGCACGCAATTTTGTGCGCTAAGCAAATTTCAACACAATTCGCACTTGTTTTGCTTGGGCTTGTCTGGAACTTCGGTTTATATCGGAATATATAGATTAACTATAGTGAATAATTCTTCTCCTTATTAGCTACATTATCTATAGCAGACTGGAGTTTGTTCCTGAATAGTTTCTTTCTTTAATAATGATTTTTAAAAAATTACTCGAAGTTATTACGTAGTCGATTGATTAATTCTTTTGCTGGTAAAGGTATCCTAAGGATGTTTTTCCATATGCATTACAGGCCACCGAAAAAGCATGGTCTGCTAAAGCATAAATGACTGCCCCGTGAACAGTTCCATATGCGTTTACCATATGGCTTTGCACTTCTAGTATTGCTTCTGCAAAACCAGCCTCAAATTTTGTTAACTGAATGCCCAGTGACCGAGCATACGGATCGTTTATTACTTGTTTATAAATTTGTTCGAAGTGTTTTTCATAAATTTGATACTCATCAATTTTCTTCTTTACTATTTATCTACCCCTTTGATTTATTGAATATTTTACTCCACCACCATTGATATAAGGAAACGTAATAGAAGATGGAGCATTAGTCATTACCAATGTCATTAAAAAACCAATTGCACCAAAATCATGTAGACAATCGTCCCCCCTGCTATAGAGAGGAGCATTTTTTTCTTCCAAAAGTGAAGTAGTGCAACTACCGCTACCGCAATAAATTCAGGGATGCCTTGACTTCCAGAAAGTAAACTCACATCCTTAAAACAATAAATGACCAAAAGCCCAATTACCGCTGGTGGCAGCACTTTACCGAGATACTGTACATACTTCGGTGTGGGTTTACCCGATGGGAAAACGATAAATGGAAGAAACCTTGTGAGCATTGTGCCTAAAACAACCATAGCAATTGTGATAAACTGCTGCGTTAAATTCATTGTCATATGGTGTTAACCTCAACTTTCTCCAATGGTTTTCTAAGAACGGTAAGTATCCCAAGAATCGCAAGCATAGCAGGGATAATGAAGTTGTTTCCGCCAAAAATAATAAGACTGACAATTGAAAGTCCAAGCCCTGCGAGAGCACTATGGTGCCTTTCCTCTTTCATCCACTGTTCAATGAAGATTACAACAAAGAGAGCAGTCATAACAAAATCGAGCCCTTCCGTATTGAACTTAACAGTTGATCCAAAAATCCCGCCAATCGCTGATCCTATGACCCAATATGAATGATTGAGAAGTGTCACAAAGAACATAAACCAGCCCTTGTCAACATTCTTTGGAACATCCACGGTACCATTGATTGAAAAAGACTCATCGCAAAGCCCATATATCAGATACAATTTTTTCTTACCGGTTCCCCTATACTTATCCAGCATGGAAATGCCGTAAAACAAATGTCGTGCATTCACCATTAAAGTAAGAAAAAGGGCGTTAATCGGATTGAAAGCGACAAGCAATAAATTGGCTGCCACAAACTCCATTGATCCTGCAAATATTAATAGACTCATCAGAATCGGGTAAATTGCGCTAAAACCTAACGAATTCATAAAGATCCCATAAGCAATTCCCAAGAAGATAAATCCTGCCAAAATCGGCACTGTATATGGAAAAGCCGAACGAAATGCAATCCATATTTGATAATTTTTTTTCATATGATTCACATCCTGAAAGGCTAAATTTATTTTAATTTAACATACAAAATCCATACAAAAAACAAGATAATTGTATGGATTACAATTATCTTTACATAGAATAAAATTCCCCCATTTTATCAAAATGAGGGTACTGATAGATGTTTTTCTCCAAATATATAAACAAACTCGTATAAATTTACCTTTTCAAATCCTACCATTTCATTAAGAATTCCATACAAAAATGATATGATTGTATGGAATAAGATAATAGAGGTGTAGTATGCCAGTAAACTCTTTTGAAAATTATCCAATGTCTTGGAAACCTGATAAGAAAGCATTAAAGCGTCCTTTTTATAAATCTCTTGCATCAGTACTTGAACAGGATATAATAAATGGCTTTTTAGCACCTGGGACCAAGTTACCTCCGCAACGAGAATTAGCGGATTTTCTTGACTTAAACTTCACCACTATTACCCGTGCCTACAAAATATGCGAGGTAAAGGGGTTAATTTATGCTGTTACGGGAAGCGGAACCTTTGTAGCTCCTAATGCCGCCCGTTCTATAACCATTTCCACAGATAAAATGGCAAACAGCATTGATCTTGGTTTTGTGGCATCTTTTGAGCAAACCAATGGTATTGTAACAGACATTATTCCAAAGGTTGTGGACAAAAGTTATTTG
Proteins encoded in this region:
- the azlC gene encoding azaleucine resistance protein AzlC; its protein translation is MKKNYQIWIAFRSAFPYTVPILAGFIFLGIAYGIFMNSLGFSAIYPILMSLLIFAGSMEFVAANLLLVAFNPINALFLTLMVNARHLFYGISMLDKYRGTGKKKLYLIYGLCDESFSINGTVDVPKNVDKGWFMFFVTLLNHSYWVIGSAIGGIFGSTVKFNTEGLDFVMTALFVVIFIEQWMKEERHHSALAGLGLSIVSLIIFGGNNFIIPAMLAILGILTVLRKPLEKVEVNTI
- a CDS encoding PaaI family thioesterase; amino-acid sequence: MVKKKIDEYQIYEKHFEQIYKQVINDPYARSLGIQLTKFEAGFAEAILEVQSHMVNAYGTVHGAVIYALADHAFSVACNAYGKTSLGYLYQQKN
- a CDS encoding branched-chain amino acid transporter permease, which gives rise to MTMNLTQQFITIAMVVLGTMLTRFLPFIVFPSGKPTPKYVQYLGKVLPPAVIGLLVIYCFKDVSLLSGSQGIPEFIAVAVVALLHFWKKKMLLSIAGGTIVYMILVQLVF
- a CDS encoding amino acid permease, whose protein sequence is MSNKQESLKRTMTSRHIMMMALGGAIGAGLFKGSSTAIDMAGPAVIIAYMVGGIILLLIMQGLAEMAVRNKEARTFRDLIQPLLGGYAAHFLDWIYWKMWVLNIAAESVVAAIFLQYWLPDIPVWILALIVSAIVTLVNLFSVKLFAETEYWLALLKISAIVLFIIFGLIILLVPFQDHAATGFSHLTKHGGFFPNGIHGLIMAMLVVIYSYGGTEMIGVTLAEVKNPEKVIPKAVRGTLTRIISFYILPFFVIVSLIPWNQVNGVPESPFVTVFKMIGIPYADHIMNAIILLAIISSMNSGLYASSRVLYTQAVDGRIPKLFAKLSKRQVPVYSILACSSSLYVGVLISLFAGSKTFNYLMGSLGYTVLCIWIIIAMAHLKSRTNQTQQVSYNVRFFPYTTWIALLALLAILIGVIATTSIIVTTITILIYLFITAAYFGVRSRFARRQAA